A genomic stretch from Hemicordylus capensis ecotype Gifberg chromosome 1, rHemCap1.1.pri, whole genome shotgun sequence includes:
- the FIGN gene encoding fidgetin isoform X1, whose protein sequence is MLESTMLLIISRNLEEIYLLQSGLWGSERGLKMQWTPEHAQWPEQHFDITSTTRSPAHKVEAYRGHLQRTYQYAWANDDISALTASNLLKKYAEKYSGILEGPAERPILSNYSEPPSGLVNGRKSESEPWQPSLNSESVYPMNCVPDVITASKAGVSTALPPADVSASIGSSPGVASNLTEPSYSSSTCGSHTVPSLHSGLPSQEYATGYNGSYLHTSYSGQPAPALPSPHPSPLHSSGLLQPPPPPPPPPSLVPGYNGTSNLSSYSYPSASYPPQSAVGPGYSPGGAPPPSAYLPSGIPAPTPLPPTTVPGYSYQSHGLTPIAPSALTNSSASSLKRKAFYMAGQGEMDSSYGNYSYGQQRSTQSPMYRMPDNSISNANRGNGFDRSAEPSSLAFKPTKQIMSSEQQRKFSQSSRALTPPSYSTAKNSLGSRASEPFGKYSSPVMNEHSDEHRQLLPHPMQGPGLRAATSSNHSVDEQLKNTDAHLIDLVTNEIINQGPPVDWNDIAGLDLVKAVIKEEVLWPVLRSDAFNGLTALPRSILLFGPRGTGKTLMGRCIASQLGATFFKITGSGLVTKWLGEGEKIVHASFLVARCRQPSVIFVSDIDVLLSSQVSEEHSPVCRMRTEFLMQLDTVLTSAEDQIVVICATSKPEEIDESLRRYFMKRLLIPLPDSTARHQIIVQLLSQHNYCLNDKEVALLVQRTEGFSGLDVAHLCQEAVVGPLHAMPATDLSAIMPSQLRPVTYQDFENAFCKIQPSISQKELDTYVEWNKMFGCSQ, encoded by the coding sequence GCTTGAAGATGCAGTGGACGCcagagcatgcccagtggccagaGCAGCACTTTGATATCACTTCAACCACCCGGTCTCCTGCCCACAAGGTAGAAGCATACCGTGGACACCTGCAGCGCACCTATCAGTATGCTTGGGCTAATGATGACATCTCTGCTCTAACTGCCTCGAATCTGCTCAAAAAATATGCAGAAAAGTATTCTGGTATTTTGGAAGGGCCAGCTGAAAGGCCCATCCTGAGTAACTATTCAGAGCCTCCGTCAGGGCTGGTGAATGGTCGCAAGAGTGAGAGTGAACCCTGGCAGCCTTCTTTGAACTCTGAGAGTGTTTATCCCATGAACTGTGTCCCAGATGTTATTACTGCCAGCAAAGCTGGAGTAAGTACTGCCCTCCCTCCAGCAGATGTGTCTGCCAGCATAGGGAGTTCACCTGGGGTAGCCAGTAACCTGACAGAACCTAGTTACTCGAGTAGTACATGTGGAAGTCATACAGTACCTAGTCTGCATTCAGGGCTCCCCTCTCAGGAATATGCCACAGGATACAATGGATCTTACTTGCATACAAGTTACAGTGGCCAGCCCGCACCTGCACTTCCTTCACCTCATCCATCCCCTTTGCATAGCTCTGGGCTGttgcagccacccccacccccaccacccccaccatcccTAGTACCAGGCTACAATGGGACATCTAACCTTTCCAGCTACAGTTATCCATCTGCAAGTTATCCCCCTCAAAGTGCTGTTGGGCCTGGGTACAGCCCAGGCGGTGCACCTCCTCCTTCAGCTTACCTGCCTTCAGGAATCCCTGCTCCAACTCCTCTCCCCCCTACCACAGTACCTGGCTACAGCTACCAGAGTCATGGTTTAACGCCCATTGCACCCTCTGCCCTGACAAACAGTTCTGCAAGTTCTCTCAAAAGAAAAGCTTTCTATATGGCAGGGCAAGGAGAAATGGACTCCAGTTATGGAAATTACAGCTATGGCCAACAGAGATCTACACAGAGCCCCATGTACAGGATGCCAGACAACAGCATTTCAAATGCCAACAGGGGGAATGGCTTTGACAGAAGTGCTGAACCATCATCCTTAGCATTTAAGCCAACCAAGCAGATAATGTCTTCTGAACAGCAAAGGAAATTCAGCCAGTCCAGTAGGGCTCTAACACCCCCTTCCTACAGTACTGCTAAAAATTCACTTGGGTCGAGAGCAAGCGAACCATTTGGGAAGTACAGCTCTCCAGTAATGAATGAACACAGTGATGAACATAGGCAGCTTCTTCCTCACCCAATGCAAGGCCCGGGACTTCGTGCAGCTACCTCATCCAACCACTCTGTGGACGAGCAACTGAAGAATACTGATGCACACCTCATTGACCTTGTAACCAATGAGATTATCAACCAAGGACCTCCTGTGGACTGGAATGACATCGCTGGCCTAGATCTGGTAAAGGCTGTCATTAAAGAGGAGGTTTTATGGCCAGTATTGAGGTCAGATGCATTCAATGGGCTGACTGCTCTACCTCGGAGCATCCTTTTGTTTGGACCTCGGGGAACAGGCAAAACATTAATGGGCAGATGTATAGCTAGCCAGCTGGGAGCCACATTTTTCAAAATCACTGGCTCTGGTCTTGTCACAAAGTGGttaggggaaggagaaaaaattGTTCATGCCTCCTTCCTTGTGGCAAGGTGTCGCCAGCCCTCAGTGATTTTTGTTAGTGACATTGATGTGCTACTTTCATCCCAAGTGAGTGAAGAGCACAGTCCAGTCTGTCGGATGAGAACCGAGTTCCTTATGCAGCTGGACACTGTGCTAACTTCTGCTGAGGACCAAATAGTAGTTATTTGTGCCACCAGTAAACCGGAAGAAATAGATGAATCTCTTCGAAGGTACTTCATGAAACGACTTTTAATCCCACTTCCTGACAGCACAGCAAGGCACCAGATAATAGTACAACTGCTCTCACAGCACAATTACTGTCTCAATGACAAGGAGGTTGCACTGCTTGTGCAGCGCACGGAAGGCTTTTCTGGACTAGACGTTGCTCATTTGTGTCAGGAAGCGGTAGTAGGCCCACTCCACGCCATGCCAGCCACAGACCTTTCAGCCATTATGCCCAGCCAGTTGAGGCCCGTTACATATCAAGACTTTGAAAATGCTTTCTGCAAGATACAGCCTAGCATATCTCAAAAAGAGCTTGACACATATGTTGAATGGAACAAAATGTTTGGTTGCAGTCAgtga
- the FIGN gene encoding fidgetin isoform X4 has product MQWTPEHAQWPEQHFDITSTTRSPAHKVEAYRGHLQRTYQYAWANDDISALTASNLLKKYAEKYSGILEGPAERPILSNYSEPPSGLVNGRKSESEPWQPSLNSESVYPMNCVPDVITASKAGVSTALPPADVSASIGSSPGVASNLTEPSYSSSTCGSHTVPSLHSGLPSQEYATGYNGSYLHTSYSGQPAPALPSPHPSPLHSSGLLQPPPPPPPPPSLVPGYNGTSNLSSYSYPSASYPPQSAVGPGYSPGGAPPPSAYLPSGIPAPTPLPPTTVPGYSYQSHGLTPIAPSALTNSSASSLKRKAFYMAGQGEMDSSYGNYSYGQQRSTQSPMYRMPDNSISNANRGNGFDRSAEPSSLAFKPTKQIMSSEQQRKFSQSSRALTPPSYSTAKNSLGSRASEPFGKYSSPVMNEHSDEHRQLLPHPMQGPGLRAATSSNHSVDEQLKNTDAHLIDLVTNEIINQGPPVDWNDIAGLDLVKAVIKEEVLWPVLRSDAFNGLTALPRSILLFGPRGTGKTLMGRCIASQLGATFFKITGSGLVTKWLGEGEKIVHASFLVARCRQPSVIFVSDIDVLLSSQVSEEHSPVCRMRTEFLMQLDTVLTSAEDQIVVICATSKPEEIDESLRRYFMKRLLIPLPDSTARHQIIVQLLSQHNYCLNDKEVALLVQRTEGFSGLDVAHLCQEAVVGPLHAMPATDLSAIMPSQLRPVTYQDFENAFCKIQPSISQKELDTYVEWNKMFGCSQ; this is encoded by the coding sequence ATGCAGTGGACGCcagagcatgcccagtggccagaGCAGCACTTTGATATCACTTCAACCACCCGGTCTCCTGCCCACAAGGTAGAAGCATACCGTGGACACCTGCAGCGCACCTATCAGTATGCTTGGGCTAATGATGACATCTCTGCTCTAACTGCCTCGAATCTGCTCAAAAAATATGCAGAAAAGTATTCTGGTATTTTGGAAGGGCCAGCTGAAAGGCCCATCCTGAGTAACTATTCAGAGCCTCCGTCAGGGCTGGTGAATGGTCGCAAGAGTGAGAGTGAACCCTGGCAGCCTTCTTTGAACTCTGAGAGTGTTTATCCCATGAACTGTGTCCCAGATGTTATTACTGCCAGCAAAGCTGGAGTAAGTACTGCCCTCCCTCCAGCAGATGTGTCTGCCAGCATAGGGAGTTCACCTGGGGTAGCCAGTAACCTGACAGAACCTAGTTACTCGAGTAGTACATGTGGAAGTCATACAGTACCTAGTCTGCATTCAGGGCTCCCCTCTCAGGAATATGCCACAGGATACAATGGATCTTACTTGCATACAAGTTACAGTGGCCAGCCCGCACCTGCACTTCCTTCACCTCATCCATCCCCTTTGCATAGCTCTGGGCTGttgcagccacccccacccccaccacccccaccatcccTAGTACCAGGCTACAATGGGACATCTAACCTTTCCAGCTACAGTTATCCATCTGCAAGTTATCCCCCTCAAAGTGCTGTTGGGCCTGGGTACAGCCCAGGCGGTGCACCTCCTCCTTCAGCTTACCTGCCTTCAGGAATCCCTGCTCCAACTCCTCTCCCCCCTACCACAGTACCTGGCTACAGCTACCAGAGTCATGGTTTAACGCCCATTGCACCCTCTGCCCTGACAAACAGTTCTGCAAGTTCTCTCAAAAGAAAAGCTTTCTATATGGCAGGGCAAGGAGAAATGGACTCCAGTTATGGAAATTACAGCTATGGCCAACAGAGATCTACACAGAGCCCCATGTACAGGATGCCAGACAACAGCATTTCAAATGCCAACAGGGGGAATGGCTTTGACAGAAGTGCTGAACCATCATCCTTAGCATTTAAGCCAACCAAGCAGATAATGTCTTCTGAACAGCAAAGGAAATTCAGCCAGTCCAGTAGGGCTCTAACACCCCCTTCCTACAGTACTGCTAAAAATTCACTTGGGTCGAGAGCAAGCGAACCATTTGGGAAGTACAGCTCTCCAGTAATGAATGAACACAGTGATGAACATAGGCAGCTTCTTCCTCACCCAATGCAAGGCCCGGGACTTCGTGCAGCTACCTCATCCAACCACTCTGTGGACGAGCAACTGAAGAATACTGATGCACACCTCATTGACCTTGTAACCAATGAGATTATCAACCAAGGACCTCCTGTGGACTGGAATGACATCGCTGGCCTAGATCTGGTAAAGGCTGTCATTAAAGAGGAGGTTTTATGGCCAGTATTGAGGTCAGATGCATTCAATGGGCTGACTGCTCTACCTCGGAGCATCCTTTTGTTTGGACCTCGGGGAACAGGCAAAACATTAATGGGCAGATGTATAGCTAGCCAGCTGGGAGCCACATTTTTCAAAATCACTGGCTCTGGTCTTGTCACAAAGTGGttaggggaaggagaaaaaattGTTCATGCCTCCTTCCTTGTGGCAAGGTGTCGCCAGCCCTCAGTGATTTTTGTTAGTGACATTGATGTGCTACTTTCATCCCAAGTGAGTGAAGAGCACAGTCCAGTCTGTCGGATGAGAACCGAGTTCCTTATGCAGCTGGACACTGTGCTAACTTCTGCTGAGGACCAAATAGTAGTTATTTGTGCCACCAGTAAACCGGAAGAAATAGATGAATCTCTTCGAAGGTACTTCATGAAACGACTTTTAATCCCACTTCCTGACAGCACAGCAAGGCACCAGATAATAGTACAACTGCTCTCACAGCACAATTACTGTCTCAATGACAAGGAGGTTGCACTGCTTGTGCAGCGCACGGAAGGCTTTTCTGGACTAGACGTTGCTCATTTGTGTCAGGAAGCGGTAGTAGGCCCACTCCACGCCATGCCAGCCACAGACCTTTCAGCCATTATGCCCAGCCAGTTGAGGCCCGTTACATATCAAGACTTTGAAAATGCTTTCTGCAAGATACAGCCTAGCATATCTCAAAAAGAGCTTGACACATATGTTGAATGGAACAAAATGTTTGGTTGCAGTCAgtga
- the FIGN gene encoding fidgetin isoform X2 codes for MISSTSVYARNLEEIYLLQSGLWGSERGLKMQWTPEHAQWPEQHFDITSTTRSPAHKVEAYRGHLQRTYQYAWANDDISALTASNLLKKYAEKYSGILEGPAERPILSNYSEPPSGLVNGRKSESEPWQPSLNSESVYPMNCVPDVITASKAGVSTALPPADVSASIGSSPGVASNLTEPSYSSSTCGSHTVPSLHSGLPSQEYATGYNGSYLHTSYSGQPAPALPSPHPSPLHSSGLLQPPPPPPPPPSLVPGYNGTSNLSSYSYPSASYPPQSAVGPGYSPGGAPPPSAYLPSGIPAPTPLPPTTVPGYSYQSHGLTPIAPSALTNSSASSLKRKAFYMAGQGEMDSSYGNYSYGQQRSTQSPMYRMPDNSISNANRGNGFDRSAEPSSLAFKPTKQIMSSEQQRKFSQSSRALTPPSYSTAKNSLGSRASEPFGKYSSPVMNEHSDEHRQLLPHPMQGPGLRAATSSNHSVDEQLKNTDAHLIDLVTNEIINQGPPVDWNDIAGLDLVKAVIKEEVLWPVLRSDAFNGLTALPRSILLFGPRGTGKTLMGRCIASQLGATFFKITGSGLVTKWLGEGEKIVHASFLVARCRQPSVIFVSDIDVLLSSQVSEEHSPVCRMRTEFLMQLDTVLTSAEDQIVVICATSKPEEIDESLRRYFMKRLLIPLPDSTARHQIIVQLLSQHNYCLNDKEVALLVQRTEGFSGLDVAHLCQEAVVGPLHAMPATDLSAIMPSQLRPVTYQDFENAFCKIQPSISQKELDTYVEWNKMFGCSQ; via the coding sequence GCTTGAAGATGCAGTGGACGCcagagcatgcccagtggccagaGCAGCACTTTGATATCACTTCAACCACCCGGTCTCCTGCCCACAAGGTAGAAGCATACCGTGGACACCTGCAGCGCACCTATCAGTATGCTTGGGCTAATGATGACATCTCTGCTCTAACTGCCTCGAATCTGCTCAAAAAATATGCAGAAAAGTATTCTGGTATTTTGGAAGGGCCAGCTGAAAGGCCCATCCTGAGTAACTATTCAGAGCCTCCGTCAGGGCTGGTGAATGGTCGCAAGAGTGAGAGTGAACCCTGGCAGCCTTCTTTGAACTCTGAGAGTGTTTATCCCATGAACTGTGTCCCAGATGTTATTACTGCCAGCAAAGCTGGAGTAAGTACTGCCCTCCCTCCAGCAGATGTGTCTGCCAGCATAGGGAGTTCACCTGGGGTAGCCAGTAACCTGACAGAACCTAGTTACTCGAGTAGTACATGTGGAAGTCATACAGTACCTAGTCTGCATTCAGGGCTCCCCTCTCAGGAATATGCCACAGGATACAATGGATCTTACTTGCATACAAGTTACAGTGGCCAGCCCGCACCTGCACTTCCTTCACCTCATCCATCCCCTTTGCATAGCTCTGGGCTGttgcagccacccccacccccaccacccccaccatcccTAGTACCAGGCTACAATGGGACATCTAACCTTTCCAGCTACAGTTATCCATCTGCAAGTTATCCCCCTCAAAGTGCTGTTGGGCCTGGGTACAGCCCAGGCGGTGCACCTCCTCCTTCAGCTTACCTGCCTTCAGGAATCCCTGCTCCAACTCCTCTCCCCCCTACCACAGTACCTGGCTACAGCTACCAGAGTCATGGTTTAACGCCCATTGCACCCTCTGCCCTGACAAACAGTTCTGCAAGTTCTCTCAAAAGAAAAGCTTTCTATATGGCAGGGCAAGGAGAAATGGACTCCAGTTATGGAAATTACAGCTATGGCCAACAGAGATCTACACAGAGCCCCATGTACAGGATGCCAGACAACAGCATTTCAAATGCCAACAGGGGGAATGGCTTTGACAGAAGTGCTGAACCATCATCCTTAGCATTTAAGCCAACCAAGCAGATAATGTCTTCTGAACAGCAAAGGAAATTCAGCCAGTCCAGTAGGGCTCTAACACCCCCTTCCTACAGTACTGCTAAAAATTCACTTGGGTCGAGAGCAAGCGAACCATTTGGGAAGTACAGCTCTCCAGTAATGAATGAACACAGTGATGAACATAGGCAGCTTCTTCCTCACCCAATGCAAGGCCCGGGACTTCGTGCAGCTACCTCATCCAACCACTCTGTGGACGAGCAACTGAAGAATACTGATGCACACCTCATTGACCTTGTAACCAATGAGATTATCAACCAAGGACCTCCTGTGGACTGGAATGACATCGCTGGCCTAGATCTGGTAAAGGCTGTCATTAAAGAGGAGGTTTTATGGCCAGTATTGAGGTCAGATGCATTCAATGGGCTGACTGCTCTACCTCGGAGCATCCTTTTGTTTGGACCTCGGGGAACAGGCAAAACATTAATGGGCAGATGTATAGCTAGCCAGCTGGGAGCCACATTTTTCAAAATCACTGGCTCTGGTCTTGTCACAAAGTGGttaggggaaggagaaaaaattGTTCATGCCTCCTTCCTTGTGGCAAGGTGTCGCCAGCCCTCAGTGATTTTTGTTAGTGACATTGATGTGCTACTTTCATCCCAAGTGAGTGAAGAGCACAGTCCAGTCTGTCGGATGAGAACCGAGTTCCTTATGCAGCTGGACACTGTGCTAACTTCTGCTGAGGACCAAATAGTAGTTATTTGTGCCACCAGTAAACCGGAAGAAATAGATGAATCTCTTCGAAGGTACTTCATGAAACGACTTTTAATCCCACTTCCTGACAGCACAGCAAGGCACCAGATAATAGTACAACTGCTCTCACAGCACAATTACTGTCTCAATGACAAGGAGGTTGCACTGCTTGTGCAGCGCACGGAAGGCTTTTCTGGACTAGACGTTGCTCATTTGTGTCAGGAAGCGGTAGTAGGCCCACTCCACGCCATGCCAGCCACAGACCTTTCAGCCATTATGCCCAGCCAGTTGAGGCCCGTTACATATCAAGACTTTGAAAATGCTTTCTGCAAGATACAGCCTAGCATATCTCAAAAAGAGCTTGACACATATGTTGAATGGAACAAAATGTTTGGTTGCAGTCAgtga
- the FIGN gene encoding fidgetin isoform X3, translated as MISSTSVYGLKMQWTPEHAQWPEQHFDITSTTRSPAHKVEAYRGHLQRTYQYAWANDDISALTASNLLKKYAEKYSGILEGPAERPILSNYSEPPSGLVNGRKSESEPWQPSLNSESVYPMNCVPDVITASKAGVSTALPPADVSASIGSSPGVASNLTEPSYSSSTCGSHTVPSLHSGLPSQEYATGYNGSYLHTSYSGQPAPALPSPHPSPLHSSGLLQPPPPPPPPPSLVPGYNGTSNLSSYSYPSASYPPQSAVGPGYSPGGAPPPSAYLPSGIPAPTPLPPTTVPGYSYQSHGLTPIAPSALTNSSASSLKRKAFYMAGQGEMDSSYGNYSYGQQRSTQSPMYRMPDNSISNANRGNGFDRSAEPSSLAFKPTKQIMSSEQQRKFSQSSRALTPPSYSTAKNSLGSRASEPFGKYSSPVMNEHSDEHRQLLPHPMQGPGLRAATSSNHSVDEQLKNTDAHLIDLVTNEIINQGPPVDWNDIAGLDLVKAVIKEEVLWPVLRSDAFNGLTALPRSILLFGPRGTGKTLMGRCIASQLGATFFKITGSGLVTKWLGEGEKIVHASFLVARCRQPSVIFVSDIDVLLSSQVSEEHSPVCRMRTEFLMQLDTVLTSAEDQIVVICATSKPEEIDESLRRYFMKRLLIPLPDSTARHQIIVQLLSQHNYCLNDKEVALLVQRTEGFSGLDVAHLCQEAVVGPLHAMPATDLSAIMPSQLRPVTYQDFENAFCKIQPSISQKELDTYVEWNKMFGCSQ; from the coding sequence GCTTGAAGATGCAGTGGACGCcagagcatgcccagtggccagaGCAGCACTTTGATATCACTTCAACCACCCGGTCTCCTGCCCACAAGGTAGAAGCATACCGTGGACACCTGCAGCGCACCTATCAGTATGCTTGGGCTAATGATGACATCTCTGCTCTAACTGCCTCGAATCTGCTCAAAAAATATGCAGAAAAGTATTCTGGTATTTTGGAAGGGCCAGCTGAAAGGCCCATCCTGAGTAACTATTCAGAGCCTCCGTCAGGGCTGGTGAATGGTCGCAAGAGTGAGAGTGAACCCTGGCAGCCTTCTTTGAACTCTGAGAGTGTTTATCCCATGAACTGTGTCCCAGATGTTATTACTGCCAGCAAAGCTGGAGTAAGTACTGCCCTCCCTCCAGCAGATGTGTCTGCCAGCATAGGGAGTTCACCTGGGGTAGCCAGTAACCTGACAGAACCTAGTTACTCGAGTAGTACATGTGGAAGTCATACAGTACCTAGTCTGCATTCAGGGCTCCCCTCTCAGGAATATGCCACAGGATACAATGGATCTTACTTGCATACAAGTTACAGTGGCCAGCCCGCACCTGCACTTCCTTCACCTCATCCATCCCCTTTGCATAGCTCTGGGCTGttgcagccacccccacccccaccacccccaccatcccTAGTACCAGGCTACAATGGGACATCTAACCTTTCCAGCTACAGTTATCCATCTGCAAGTTATCCCCCTCAAAGTGCTGTTGGGCCTGGGTACAGCCCAGGCGGTGCACCTCCTCCTTCAGCTTACCTGCCTTCAGGAATCCCTGCTCCAACTCCTCTCCCCCCTACCACAGTACCTGGCTACAGCTACCAGAGTCATGGTTTAACGCCCATTGCACCCTCTGCCCTGACAAACAGTTCTGCAAGTTCTCTCAAAAGAAAAGCTTTCTATATGGCAGGGCAAGGAGAAATGGACTCCAGTTATGGAAATTACAGCTATGGCCAACAGAGATCTACACAGAGCCCCATGTACAGGATGCCAGACAACAGCATTTCAAATGCCAACAGGGGGAATGGCTTTGACAGAAGTGCTGAACCATCATCCTTAGCATTTAAGCCAACCAAGCAGATAATGTCTTCTGAACAGCAAAGGAAATTCAGCCAGTCCAGTAGGGCTCTAACACCCCCTTCCTACAGTACTGCTAAAAATTCACTTGGGTCGAGAGCAAGCGAACCATTTGGGAAGTACAGCTCTCCAGTAATGAATGAACACAGTGATGAACATAGGCAGCTTCTTCCTCACCCAATGCAAGGCCCGGGACTTCGTGCAGCTACCTCATCCAACCACTCTGTGGACGAGCAACTGAAGAATACTGATGCACACCTCATTGACCTTGTAACCAATGAGATTATCAACCAAGGACCTCCTGTGGACTGGAATGACATCGCTGGCCTAGATCTGGTAAAGGCTGTCATTAAAGAGGAGGTTTTATGGCCAGTATTGAGGTCAGATGCATTCAATGGGCTGACTGCTCTACCTCGGAGCATCCTTTTGTTTGGACCTCGGGGAACAGGCAAAACATTAATGGGCAGATGTATAGCTAGCCAGCTGGGAGCCACATTTTTCAAAATCACTGGCTCTGGTCTTGTCACAAAGTGGttaggggaaggagaaaaaattGTTCATGCCTCCTTCCTTGTGGCAAGGTGTCGCCAGCCCTCAGTGATTTTTGTTAGTGACATTGATGTGCTACTTTCATCCCAAGTGAGTGAAGAGCACAGTCCAGTCTGTCGGATGAGAACCGAGTTCCTTATGCAGCTGGACACTGTGCTAACTTCTGCTGAGGACCAAATAGTAGTTATTTGTGCCACCAGTAAACCGGAAGAAATAGATGAATCTCTTCGAAGGTACTTCATGAAACGACTTTTAATCCCACTTCCTGACAGCACAGCAAGGCACCAGATAATAGTACAACTGCTCTCACAGCACAATTACTGTCTCAATGACAAGGAGGTTGCACTGCTTGTGCAGCGCACGGAAGGCTTTTCTGGACTAGACGTTGCTCATTTGTGTCAGGAAGCGGTAGTAGGCCCACTCCACGCCATGCCAGCCACAGACCTTTCAGCCATTATGCCCAGCCAGTTGAGGCCCGTTACATATCAAGACTTTGAAAATGCTTTCTGCAAGATACAGCCTAGCATATCTCAAAAAGAGCTTGACACATATGTTGAATGGAACAAAATGTTTGGTTGCAGTCAgtga